Proteins from a genomic interval of Corythoichthys intestinalis isolate RoL2023-P3 chromosome 3, ASM3026506v1, whole genome shotgun sequence:
- the tspan36 gene encoding tetraspanin 36, with the protein MDCSIITSKTVLLFISLVFWAAGAGLAYVGAQVLNSFGTYDSFVEDEHHYALIPAVVIISISTLMFAFGLLGCFATIRESKVGLSFFFLIIMVMFAAEVAVLALSLIYQGKINGQLENSLTKAFSKFGEEGADTSTVDNLQTQLHCCGVRNYTSWFNTTWYQSHNGTVPKSCCKNDSISCTGRLDQLDMLNLEGCEVKLETLLKHVLRYAMLVVLGFAIIKFFGMLSVCVIACRSGGRRSGYQPLYA; encoded by the exons GCTGCGGGTGCTGGCCTGGCCTATGTTGGTGCCCAGGTATTGAATAGCTTTGGCACTTATGACAGCTTCGTCGAGGACGAGCATCATTATGCCCTTATCCCGGCTGTCGTCATCATTAGCATCAGCACCTTGATGTTTGCTTTTGGCCTGCTGGGATGCTTCGCCACCATTCGAGAGTCCAAAGTGGGGTTGAGCTTT TTTTTTCTGATCATAATGGTGATGTTTGCAGCTGAAGTGGCTGTTTTGGCGCTGAGCCTGATCTACCAAGGCAAG ATAAACGGTCAGCTGGAGAATTCTTTGACTAAGGCCTTCTCAAAGTTTGGCGAGGAGGGCGCCGACACCTCAACTGTGGACAACTTGCAGACCCAG TTGCACTGTTGTGGCGTAAGGAACTACACCAGCTGGTTCAACACGACTTGGTATCAAAGCCACAATGGCACAGTGCCCAAGTCCTGCTGTAAAAATGACAGCATATCGTGTACTGGCAGGTTGGACCAATTAGACATGCTCAATTTAGAG GGTTGTGAAGTCAAGCTGGAGACCTTGCTAAAGCACGTGCTGAGATACGCCATGCTCGTTGTTCTGGGCTTTGCTATCATCAAG TTCTTTGGGATGCTGAGCGTTTGTGTGATTGCGTGTAGAAGTGGCGGCCGCAGGAGTGGTTACCAGCCTCTTTATGCctga